ATTTCTTCACCTCGCCGGAAAATACTTTTGGCCACTTGCTTAATCATTTATCGGTGCCTAATATATCAAAAATGTAATGTAAAGTACAATCAGACGGATAACTTTCCCTAAGATTTTATTCCTCGTTAAAGCTGAATCTAATTTGACCCACTTAATTTATTATTCAAATTGAATTATGATACATGAAAAGAAAAATCACGATGAATAAGAGATGTTTTTGCAGATTTGTAAGTATCACTTATCACTATTAGTTGACATCTCAGTAGTTTACTGACATTTATTTTCAAGTTAAAAAAATTTTCTGTCGGTAAATGGGGGTTGTTTACAACAAAGATCACCACAAAAGGAATTGATTCAAAAGGGGGAAGAAAGACGAGTAAGTAAAAGATCCAAAAATGGAGAAAAGAAAACATTTAAGGGGAGGCATCAAATGCAGCAACAAAATTTTGGCCACAAGAATACATATCGACAATTACAACCAAAAAACTTATGTAATTAGCATCATGTTTTAAAAAGAGATGTTGGAGAAGAAAGAATAGGGAAATAAAGAAAGATAAAAAGGTACTAATAGAAAAATAGGCGCGTATATTACACTATGCAACAAATATTCGGGGATGACGTTTTAATGATGTCAATATTTCAGTTTAAAATAGTtcaggggggtcataggacccctgCAAAGTATAAGTGTGTTACTGGTAATTCCGAACAAGTTTGGGGGTGTTTTTATGCATTTCCCAAATAAAATTTATGTGTCAAATGTTGATATAGTTGTATAATTGTCAATCACTacaaaataaaaaaacgaaaagTCAGAAAACCAAgactattatagagaggtttgactgtattttttctttttaaattaatttttttttcttttctttgggatGAGAGTAAATAGTTGGGAAGGAGAAGGTAGATGACCTTAACTTGTTAAAATTTGAAACATGCAAATACAAAGACAATGAGACGATCACAAGGATACAATTCATAGCTCTATTTTAACTAACTAGACGTAACTTCGTTATATTGAAACTGTAAGAAAATCTATAATATCAATAAGTGTATCTTGACCTATTATGTACtatctccgtcccaatttatgtgataaagCTTAACTAgtcacaaagtttaagaaaaaaatgaagatttttgaaatttatgatctaCAACAAGCCATAGATATTGTGTGGCTGAAAACCATTTCATTAGGGATAAAAGATGAAGTTTTCAGTTAAATCGTTTCTAAATttaaaatgtatcattcttttttggacaGACTAAAAATGAAAGTGTATAACATAAATTAATTGGGACATAAGGAATAGATTGTAAGCCTTATTTTTCAGGTCAAGAATATTTGTGCTTCTTTGAATTTTATATTTGGTAATATCAATCTACAGTCGTcagtggaaaagtcaaaagattCCAATGATATATAAATTGCAGCACAGCTGCTCCTTGTTATTTGCAAGATTTTCACCATATAGTAATTATGATCATGGAATTTAAATACAGGATTTGTTTGTGCATGTTTTTGCTTCTAGTTGGAGAGGGTTTTGGTCAGTTATCCTCAAACTTCTATGATAGCAGGTGTCCAGGTGCCGTTTCCACCATAAAACGTATGATCAAGGCAGCTGTGGCTAAGGAACCTCGCATGGGTGCCTCTTTGCTTCGTCTTCACTTCCATGATTGCTTTGTCAATGCATGTTCTCTCTCTCCTTCTCCCTCTCCGTCCCCCTCTctccctccctctctctctaggGGGTTGtttcttttttccatttttttttttggccttatCCTCCACGCATGCATGCACGTAAGGTGTTGAGCCTTAGATCAATAGTTTATGAAGTTTATTCTCTCCACGTCTAATTTGATTCTCTTTTGATGCATATGTCTTAGAATATACAACATCAGTGACGGGCGAAAATCTTGGGCTCTTTATAAGACTTAAGCAATCCTTCTCTCTCTGAGCTAACTTTTGAGGTGTTTGACACTAATCACTATGCATTTGTTTTCTTCCCATGAAATCTTCTAGAGATTTCCTTAAATCAAAGTAACAATAAACAACAAATTTTTGAACATTAAGATTGAAAGGGTTTGATATAGATATCCTACAAGCCTGTCTACTGGCACAATTTATGTACTAACAATAAAATCGATCAACCAGAAGAACGACGTTGAATGTTGATCTGAGGAATTTATCATACAGAATCAACATATAAAGGTTTAAAATTAGCTACTGCACTACTTAAGTCTATAATTTTAATGTTTACAAACTTATTTCCCAATATATTTGTATATTCACATCAATCTATAGTACGTATGCAGGATTCCGTAGAGGGTGGCCACACAGTGTAAGCTATTTATCTTTCATAGTTGGTCAGTGATCGAACCTACTATGAACTAAAGCTTGTACGTTTGTTTTATTGTTAATTGTTTCTTTTAATACTCTAGTTCAACTTACAATTAAGATAAGATCAACGTACTAGTGTCGTATACTACATAAATAACAAAAAGTAactatacgatatatatatatctttaaaTTGAACTAGAAAATGTAAAATTTCAAGTTGTCGTATTTATAATCATCTAATTACAATCTTGTGAATTGTATTACATTCTGGGGTGAACTGGTCATGCTACTTTTTATATTTCATGCACATCGTTGGTGTATTTTGAAAACTAACCCATATGTTTgggggggaaaaaaaaaacagggATGTGATGCATCTATATTGCTGGATGATAATGCCACTTTCACTGGTGAAAAAACAGCACTACCTAATGTGAACTCCGCAAGAGGTTTTGACGTAATCGATGACATCAAATCTGAATTAGAGAACATTTGTCCTGCCACGGTTTCTTGTGCAGATATTCTCACTGTTGCCGCACGAGATTCTGTTGTTGCGGTAACAAGCCAATCTTTTATTTTATCTAATTTTTTAGAGTTTAAATTTGTGTTAATATTCTTTTTTGGTTGATTTAGTACTAATACCAAAAGCTTAAACCACTGGTTTGCGATTCTCTATTTTGTAATGAAAGACAAAGTAGCTATGTATCATACCAATTACTAATTGATTAATATGTATTTTTATTAAGTTGGGTGGTCCTTCGTGGAATGTAAAATTGGGCAGAAGAGACTCTGTTACAGCCAATTTAGAAGGAGCAAACACGGATCTTCCAGGCCCTTTCCTCGATCTTAGCCAACTTGTTACGGCCTTTGCCAGCAAAGGTTTCACTGCTTCTGAAATGGTTACACTTTCAGGTAACtacaagacttttttttttttttttttgtcgtcCTAAAATGATTTCCTTACTTACTGTCAAGAGTCTTACAAGAGGAATATATCGTATTCAGAAATGGAATACAACCGCTACATTGACTTACAGAACACCGTTAATTATCCAAGATTTATTTTTGCTTTCACATTGCTGGTTTTACAAGAGTAAGGGTAGAAATAATAGAAGTAATTCTCAACAGATTGTTGTAACCTTGGCAGTCATGTTGTAGCTTTAGAACAACTTAAGTAACTTTCAAATGTATTGTACGAGTATCTTAAGACCAGATCATGGTACTGAAACAAGCTGCTCTGTTGTTTCAACAGCAACTGTATTTCTTTTTCGTGTCCTCTACACTTGACTTATAATGAAATAGTATGTCTTTTTGATATTGCAGGGGCTCACACAATAGGCAAAGTACAATGCTTTCTTTTCCGAGATCGTATCTACAACGAGAAGAACATCAATCCAGCATATGCCGCAGTCCTAAAAGTGAACTGTCCCGCCACTGGGGGCGATACAAATCTGGCTTCACTTGATGTAACTACACCTGATAAATTCGACAATGCTTATTACACTAATTTGATAGGCTTAAAAGGCATTTTACACTCAGATCAAGTCCTCTTCCCTGCTGGCCTTTCTTCCACAAGCCGTCAAGTCTTTACTTATTCTGTTCTCTCATTTAAGTTCTTTAGTGATTTTGCCGCTACAATGGTTAAGATGGGCAACCTGTCCGTTCTCACTGGAAATGATGGTCAAATTCGAACCAATTGTAGGATTGTTAATTAACTTATATTATAAGTTTACCATCAAAACTTGTAATACCACTAATTTCGTTTGCTTCAATAAGTACGCGTTGGTATGATGTATGACTACTGGAAATGAATAATACCATGTGTTTCCTCAGGATATATTTGAGTATAACCCTGTTGTATCCGCAAGAAAGTTTGGTTGTAATCTTGAGGCGCTGTGTTCAAATACTTGTCGACGCTAGTTGATATTACGAATGAATGAATAAAACAAGTTCTGATGGAGCAAGTTTTTATGTTAGTCAATCAATTGGATGGCCAATTAATCAGAAAGTTTAAATTTGAAGCTAGTTCCTTTTCAAGAGCCAAACATATAAAGGTAaactatttttttgttcttttagCATGGTGGTAAGATCTGAACTCAAAATCTCTTATATGCTTTGACATTATGTTGAAATTATATAACCATCACACTAGAAATATATTGTATAGGGATCTCCACTATAGAAATTAACTCTTACTATTTTTCTCTATAATGGAGATATTAACTCTCACACCTCCATAACCTCTTCCATTATCTTTCCCCATGATCTTCCCCCATGACCGTCATGGTTAATGTCAGGTTTATGGCTACCATTAGTATGCCTCTATGTAAATACTATAAGTAAAGGCATGCGTACGAAGTCATATTTTACACACTTGAATAAACTTGGAAGTAGGAAGAAAGCTCTTTCTTGGTCTGTACAATTCTTGTCTACTTTCTTATTTGTTACTTTTAGCTTCATTTGTGTCACGACCCTAACTGAAGGGCCACGATGGGAACCGAAccgtactagtcaagtaccatcAGACATATATTTGTGATAACAACATAAACATAGGTGGGCCGATAGGGCCGTCATATGACTCTCAATAAGCTCACAAGGAACATGCATGTATCAACTGTTCTAAAAGACTCCTTTGTGAAAATACTGAACACACTGTATGAGCTAGCAAGGCTACTATAACCAACTGCGACTACTTACGAAATCTCAAGTTTGAAcatcatctgactgtacataactgtctataagcctctactggaaaacataacataacgtggccgagacagggccccaccatactcatacatatgcatgtacacatctatatatacataagaccatgctgactcctggcatctcCGAAACAAACGGAGTGCATCAACTTCATacgctgagctgacatcctaatagatggatcaccatcCTGTATCtgcagacctgcgggcatgaaacgcggcCCCCCCcaggcaataggggagtcagtacgaataatgtaccaagtatgtaaggtaAGAAAATAACATATTCACAAGAATCATAAAAGGAATCTATGACATGAGAGTCAATCTGTAAATATGAATGTATCTATATAGTTGTATATCTGAAAGTGGCTATATAACTCCGTACAACTAAAAGTgtctctgagggcgtatgatatgtatgctttccttcaaaaaatcatatacatatatcataactgttagtgcttaggaacgtacagcccgatccataaacgtcagtgctgcggaacgtacaacctgattcatatatcatatcatcccgcgtccgggatatcATCATAATCTTCCCACTGTAGTGGTGTACACATCTACGTGCCTTCCCGACTGACTATAGCGTGACgtggtgtgagaaaatagttttacatatataaatatataaatgcatgaaggacTCATAAAGATGAAATCTGAATCTTTTGGAGTGATGTcgagtcggtaacctccgaatattaCTTAtggatataatatcatctacatcTCTTACTTCTACTAGATCAATGGTCATGAGATCGATTCAAAGAATCATCAGCATGAAACAATATCATTATCAAGAGTTTAAAGAAACATAAGCTTTCTAGcattctaagaatggaatcattatggataATGCTCGTTCGTTCGTTTCGTTCTTTCTCATGTGATTCGTGCCGGAAAAGAATAAAATGGATAGCCTTAGCACACCTTGG
The sequence above is a segment of the Lycium barbarum isolate Lr01 chromosome 6, ASM1917538v2, whole genome shotgun sequence genome. Coding sequences within it:
- the LOC132643566 gene encoding cationic peroxidase 1-like, which codes for MIMEFKYRICLCMFLLLVGEGFGQLSSNFYDSRCPGAVSTIKRMIKAAVAKEPRMGASLLRLHFHDCFVNGCDASILLDDNATFTGEKTALPNVNSARGFDVIDDIKSELENICPATVSCADILTVAARDSVVALGGPSWNVKLGRRDSVTANLEGANTDLPGPFLDLSQLVTAFASKGFTASEMVTLSGAHTIGKVQCFLFRDRIYNEKNINPAYAAVLKVNCPATGGDTNLASLDVTTPDKFDNAYYTNLIGLKGILHSDQVLFPAGLSSTSRQVFTYSVLSFKFFSDFAATMVKMGNLSVLTGNDGQIRTNCRIVN